AATGCGTGGAattaaaattttgtcctgatgttcccagaAATGGCTGTTTGCCCTctgtaaatgttattattagtgacaTTTAGGTTGAAAACACTAactagatgtatattttgccatggttctgtgtGTAAATAGTAAATTCCAATTAGTCTACACCTCATACAGCCATGCACAAATCATTGCgttaggttgtgcatgtgactgtcaGAGAGGAGCACATGCagcccatagtgtaacattaatgctgcaaatcTAAAAAGAAAAGTTAACAATCTAAAAGCTCAAAAAAgctaggcaccccccagtgactGTATTcaattacctgataccccaggctggtgctcctccGGGTATCCCGGGTCAGGGCAGTTTTCTACAAACAGGAGCATTGGCCTCGGATATCAGGTAAGTAATGTCACATTTTTGCTGTGGATACTAAATCGTGCCAGTTTGCAGAGAGACTGGACTAAAGTGaagggcagcaaactggcaaattaaacaataaaactaTTATGAAAAacttacacttgataaagggctttgcccgaaacatgttgtgtgtatcCACTCCCCAATAAAGGAAATTGCAGTCAAAATTTGCTGCTTTGGATTTGTCCTACACAACATATCTTCTTCAGATTACCCAATTATGAAAAACTGTTTAggtttctctggagaaaaggcacttgtgaTGGGACATGATTAGTCTTTACAACTATATTAGAAGAGATTATAAACAGAAAGTGGGGGGATAATATTCACACAGAATAGAACAAAGAGCTTAGACTCGAGGAACTGAACTTTCAATTATTACACTGACCTGGCAGTGTAATAAAGTTATTGCTCGAAAATGTGACTGTAAGCATTTTCAGTTTTTGATTACACTGGCAAAATCTGAGCAATTACAAGACTGGCCTATACAAGGGTATTTGGGTGCATTTTGTAGCCTGAGTTGAGCAAATTGTACAGGCAACAAAAAGCCCTGTGTCCCACTGCCCAAATAAATCAGATGTTAGAATATTATGGGGGAGTCTAAAGCTCAGAATAAACAACCCATTTTAATTATCTCTAACATTAAACTCTGAATTACAAACTCTTAAATAGTGACATATCTTCACAGAATAATGGATTTAAGAGCATCTATTAAGGATTGAAGTGCCACGCTGGATTTCTGTGATTATTACTTGAACATTCTGTTGCATGTTCTGTCATGTCAGTTATGTCTTAAATCCTTGTAGAACTAGAACATAAGCATAATCTCTTAACAACGCGTGCAAAACATTGTGCCATTAATTAAATGTTGAATGGATTCTGATAAATGCTCAGTGCTTATTTACACCAATGTCCAATAGTACCATATATTGTGGAGTGTTATATGAAGGGTTACATGGAGAGTTTGTATTCACTAAATTACTGTTGCACTTTTAAGCCCTTTTCTAATGTATAAATGCAAAACTTAAGGTGTGAGTAGGGATTTCTATGTTGTATGTTCTTTGGAGGGAATACAAGTAATTTGTATTGTAAGCTGCAAATGGTGGGACATGATATTTAATACAAATGTTTAGGGGCCAGACTATAAGAAGTTGCTGATTTTCATCCAAAGAGGTCAGCGcagctcttaagctggccatagatgcaaagatccgatcgtaggaaTCCTCTATTCATacaatttttggaccgtgtgtggagagtcctgacatttttcatcctatggagatcagtcatttggtcgatcggacaggttaaaagatttctgtcggctgccaattttatctctgcttgtattgccgatcgtacgattttcagcgAGAgattgtcaccagctttgtcggacataacgttcgtatgattgctgtcagggcagaacatcggctgatctgttcttttactactttatttgatcggaatggttagtggcaggtcgggagatgtcTGATCGATCGAGGATttgaacaatcggatctttgcattcATGGCCAGCTTAAAGAAGCCTGAGTGGCTATTATAAGGTCACATCCAGTCCTGTCCTagatggcctttttttttttaccaaagttACAGATGTTAAGACTATGCAACTAGTACTCAGTAAAGTCCTTCAGCTagaggtcatatatatatatatatatatataatacacaaaagccatgaatatcctgtaaatgatatccttataaacggtgagttctgatgtcatcagttataaacggtgagttcggatgtcatttctgtcacatgactcattgaaatttgtgtattataataaataaagtacccccaattgtaaaatatgaggatattagaagttacctcggagttccatgacctgtataaaaacactcggccttataatatcggtaacttataatatccttatattttacaaaagggggtactttattcactatatatatataaaggctatGCAAAGACAACAGTCTATAAAATGGTGCAATGGCCACTCCATATCCCACTGTGTCTGGCAGCAGAGTTAAAATGCTGgaggtaggattgccacctgacAGTTTTTTAACAACCTGCCcattaaaatgatggttgatcccaatgttattaatagagaaaaaagataaatatataggaaggccggtattttttcgaGTAAAGGTGGCAAGCCTAGCTGGAGGTGATGGCACTGACATTTATGAAAAGAAAGGGCAGCACACGTCCTGATGCACTGGGCAACAACTAGTAAGTTCAGTCAATGTAAAAGTATCAGGCCAGACGTGCAACCCTTGGCAGACATTAGACCCTACCATTTCCAAGCGGACACAGTTGAAAGGTCTTGCTGTGGAATGGTAACCAGGAAACTGTGCTGCAGACATGACGCGGACGAAGAGCCCAGCCAGTCCCATGCTGCCAATGTTCTGCTACTAAATCTATCCGCCGCCCAGCGCGACATTTTCATTCACAGCGATTCCTTTCTGACAGACTTTGCAGCCCCTCACCCAAGAAGAGTCCAAATGTTTGTGTCAGCAGCCGCATGTAGGCGACGCAAGTGTCAGACTGAGGGATGTTCGCGTACTTTGTGCGAAATAACGCCCGCCCCTCCCCGCAAGGGATATCATTTCCCCAGCTGCGTGTCTCGGTGCTGTCAAAGCGATAATGCAAAAGTGTCTGCGTGTAACGTGCCGCTCGCTTTCCTCTGTATAATCACACTCACCTCATACTTCAGCTCTGACCGCCTGCTTcgtcctatatatatatgtactactTCCCCACCCCTCCACTACTAGCACCCGAGAAGCACCCCAAACCCCAGCATGGGGaagcaatgcaaataaaaaaaagataaaccgCAAACGCTGCAAGCTCCTCCTCACCTGTTTCCATGGCAACGCTCAGTGTGACGTTCCGCCGTAAATGTGCGCGTCGTGCTCGCTGACAGCAGCCATTGTGGTTGGGGAATATGGCTGTCGGTCACATTCGTGGGGCAGTCTTTCGGCCCTCGCTTAGGCTTCTGTTCCACAGACACGGGCACTCTGAGGCAGCACCATCCGCAACGGTACAAGCCAAGGTGACGCTTAATAATTCCCCGATTATACGATGCCAGGCATAAACCCGCTTGTATTCCACCACCGATACTTGCTACTGCACAGCGACATCTGCTACTACTACACTGATTAATTGCTACTTACTTATTAATACTGCCTATATCGTGTATGGGGAGGCCTTGAAGTATGTCAAACCTCTACGACTGAAGGCTATAGGCCTGATATCCTTCTGAGCAATGGCCTTGTCTAAATTAAATAAGGAAATGACATGGTACAATTACTCATCTACAGCTCTCCCTATTATTATCCTGAATGTTGACATCATGAACTAGGTCAGCCCTCATAAACCCTAGTGGCCTGGCTATAAACAATGGAGCacaattccatacctcccaactgtccctttttcggagggacagtccctcttttgacagctcaacccgcagtccctcatttgtactggaaagtccctcttttctctgcactcaacagccagaaaaagaaacaaagtttctcacttaattggcttttagcagagagcccagaacacctaataggtgcaaataagatactttgtaacaattttgagacacaaaaacacagtttagataaggagaaatattttcaaactttcataacctgccaaattttgtaaaacaaacatggtaattagggggtgtggccacagaaaggggtgtggtcaaaaaattgctgcgctacgtgcgggaaaaaaaattttttgtccctctttttacttccaaaatgttgggaggtatgcaattcaCCTTTCCTTATAGCTTGGATGGTTCTTCAGCGTTcacgaacagtaacaccaaaaaaaagtgttattaaactccaaacaaattaaagggatggtttgcctttaatataacttttagtatgttctagaacagccaatcaaagcaacatttcaactggtctttattattatttttttatagtttaattatttgccattttcttctgattctttccagttttctaatggaggggtcactgaccccatctaaaacaaatgctttttaggcttcagtttattgttattgctacttttatttactcattttctattcaggtcctctcctagtcatatttgtctcttattcaaagcaatgcatggtcgctatagtaatttggacccttgcttgaaattgcaaactggagagctgctgaataaaaagcgaaataactcaaaaaccacaaataataaaaaaaaaagaatgaaaatcaaattaaatcagaatatcactacatcaccctaaaagttaatgtaaaggtgcacaatccctttaaattataatgTACCATTGTTCTGTAatggtgtgtaaatgtgtgtttgcttcagaaacactatagtTTAAATACATCCTTTAACtctgactcctcagtttatggtacttTCAACTcctctttaaaggaactgtaacactgaaagtgtatcaaagtaatttaaatggatcctgtcatcggaaaacatgattttttcaaaatgcatcagttaatcgcgctactccagcagaattctgcactgaaatccatttctcaaaagagcaaacagatttttttatattcaattttgaaatctgacatggggctagacattttgtcaatttcccagctaccccaggtcatgtgagttgtgcctgcactttaggagagaaatgctttctggcaggctgatgtttttccttctcaatgtaactgaatgtgtctcagtgggacatgggtttttactattgagtgttgatcgtagatctaccaggcagctgttatctcgtgttagggagctgctatctggttaccttcccattgttcttttgtttgtttgctgGGGGGGGTGAAaacactccaaattgcagtacagcattttctagtaaagagtgattgaagtttatcagagcacaagtcacatgacttggggcagcttggaaattgacaatatgtctagccccatgtcagatttcaaaactgaataaaaaaaaaatctgtttgatcttttgagaaatggatttcagtgcagaaatatgctggagcagcactattaattgattcattttgaaaaatgacagtatccctttaaatataatgtactgttgctctgcacaggtaaaaggcacaggttatatagcagataacactattgtattggacagggcttatctgttatctgctatgtaaacttgctttttctctttttttttccagcttgaatggctgcccctatggctacacagcagcttgtttatataaactatacaagaatttctgaagcaaacacacagcttttaccagtgcttGCTAAgtgtattatatgttaattactttaaaatgctttcacatattggtgttactgttcctaatgtTATTTCCATGTTGACTGAAAGAAGTTAAGTGAACAACATAAATgtcattttatcactgccaaagttccttaatataaaccacatcctttggtaatgctaaaccaaaatcaaagttaaactatataaaccaaaaacaactggaaaacctaaaacaacttctaTATTAATttaacctggcatatagctgtagattagttgttaaaggagaaggaaaggttaaaactaagtaagccttatcagaaaggtccatctaaatataccagtgaacccccaaagtagtgctgctctgagtcccctgtcataagaaacacagcatttctttccttctattgtgtacacatgggcttctgtatcagacttcctgttttcagcttaaacctcattgccctgggcaagagcatgctcagtttgctcctcttccctcccccctcccttctctactgtaatctgagcccagagcagggagagactcaggcaggaagtgatgtcacaccatgttaatactgcagctcctattctaaaaaaacagagagtttctagagctttttactcaggtatggtaaaacattctacagaataaataaagcattctagcttgcactattgcagctaatcaattggcaataaaatgcctctgtagctttccttctcctttaaatacaatccaaaattaactaaagtattgttcttagaaacagaattgcttctgccatatcatccttcatagaagctcctaaatataatttgattattttcagtgcttgtttttaaagttattaggagtcgcaGTTGATACATTTTTGGTGACTCCGACTCCTGATACTCAAAATTGCTCCAGACTCCGATTACACAGCTCTGCATAAATGTGCATGTTGTTAGGTACCCACCAGTGAATCTAATCGGTAACCTTGCAGCTCGCTCAGGCCGGTGTGTAATTAATGCACTGGTATATGGTACTACATACCGTATAGGAACACAGTGCTTCCATCTGTACTCTGTTTCCCCAGCCCTGGGCCTGTGCATGTGTGCTATAATAAAGCTGGATATCTTATTTATAGATTCTGCATTCCATCACATGGTGAAGCGTGCCGTAAAAACAGACAACAGAGAAACAGCTCTTTAACCAAATTGTGTCTTGGTGTATTAAATGAAATATAAGACTTAGCGCTAATGATACTGCCCTATTGACCCAGCTTAAAGTACTTAGACCCAATAATAGCAATAGCGGAGATGATTGACAAAACACCAGAAAACACCCATGTGTCGTTACTCTTAGTTTGTATATTGCatgaaaacacattttcaatataattcaaagattttcatttttttttttttttacttcagacTGTGACATTTTGTCCTCCTGCTGCTTCACAATATGACTGGATTGGCCCTCCTGACAGAAATTCCAACCTGAGACCCATATCTTATTTTATTCCAAAGCACGAGTCTGTGCTTGAGAAAAAACTTAGGACATTGAGGCACGAAACGCATGAATGGAaccaaagtttttgggcaaatcAGAATCTAAGCTTTATAAAGGTAAACTGTTCAAATCCATGGGTGACTTTAGTCAGCCATTATGACTGTATGTAACATAGCTTGTTCTGTTGAGGATTAGTGGGCCCAGACCAGGCAGGAGGCATTGTGGGATGTGTAAAACCGAGAAAATTACTATTAGGTCCGTTATCACTGCCTCTACTTTTATGAAAAGCTTTTCCGCTACACATTGGAAAACCTTTCAAGCATATTATTTTATGCTGTATCAGACCACAGTCCTTCACCAAACTTTACAGTTGCCATTACATTTTACTGGCTTCCACCAAATCCAGACTGCTTCCTCAGATTGCCAGTTGGTGGATCAGGATTCATGATACCTTTTAacatgttttctcttttgagggGGAAAATAATCCCTCCCTCCACAGAGCACCAGATTAATTATTAAATAGATTGTCAAGGTGCACCTGTGGGGGTAAAAATGTCAAATGCTTTAGTTGTAGAACACCATGTTTCAGACACTTCAAGGCAAATAAATAGCCACATTCATGGATTATGCAGACAAAAGTAAGTTATACAATTAGACAATCATTGTACCGGTAGTGGatatgttatccataatgctcgggacctggggttttccggataatgtatatTTATCTAATTCGgttcttcatacctcaagtccactgaaaatcatgtatatattaaatagacccaataggctgattttgcttccaataaggattaactatatctcagtttggatcaagtacaatgtactgttttattattacagagaaaaaggaaatcatttctacaaattgattattttgataaactggagtctatgggaaacagcctttctgagctttctggataactggtttctggataaccgatcccatacctgtaatataaatatgACCTATATAAAGCATTCCTTGTATTAACTATGTATGTCATTGgggtgattttctttttttgtaaagagGAAATGTCTAGTGCAgttaaaatctttttattttttttattttgcttacagCCCAGGTTATGTTAAGAGacatgttaaaatgtaaatatatttgcataaagtAATCTTCTATATTTTGCTTCCAGCGTCTGAATATTTGCAGAATGGTAGATTAAATTTAATTATTCTTGAAAATGTCTTTCAGGAGAAAGAAGAATATATTAATATGAAACTTAAAGCTTTAGGATTGAGTGAAAGAGATGAAGAGGGtaagatataatgtataatattgctgTGTTCAAAAAGACCCCCTTGCACAGTTTTAAAAGTGTAAAACTGAAGTTaattacttttaatatttatttgccaATACACAAGGGTAAACTGGCTAATGTTATGTTGCTTTGTGTAAGCATACAGATTGATTGTCAAGATGATTTTAACGAGACATTAGGTATTTAGTAGAAGACAGAAATACTACTAAAGAAGACCTAtagcataactaaaaaaaatctcgTAAGCAATGATGAGAAATATAAGGTGCTGGTTTTACTATGGCCAATCGttaatattatgtttaaaaatgtccccttttttgcagttccctatagatctgctaggGCC
The sequence above is a segment of the Xenopus laevis strain J_2021 chromosome 8L, Xenopus_laevis_v10.1, whole genome shotgun sequence genome. Coding sequences within it:
- the coa8.L gene encoding cytochrome c oxidase assembly factor 8 isoform X1: MAVGHIRGAVFRPSLRLLFHRHGHSEAAPSATVQAKTVTFCPPAASQYDWIGPPDRNSNLRPISYFIPKHESVLEKKLRTLRHETHEWNQSFWANQNLSFIKEKEEYINMKLKALGLSERDEEGRKRNLNAEEMAEFYRDFLGKNLEKHTSYNREWYERNFRITFLMGQVALQRVWKKLSKKERATET
- the coa8.L gene encoding cytochrome c oxidase assembly factor 8 isoform X2 — protein: MAVGHIRGAVFRPSLRLLFHRHGHSEAAPSATTVTFCPPAASQYDWIGPPDRNSNLRPISYFIPKHESVLEKKLRTLRHETHEWNQSFWANQNLSFIKEKEEYINMKLKALGLSERDEEGRKRNLNAEEMAEFYRDFLGKNLEKHTSYNREWYERNFRITFLMGQVALQRVWKKLSKKERATET